Proteins encoded within one genomic window of Streptomyces taklimakanensis:
- a CDS encoding HAD family hydrolase: MSFAAAPQDPRGTGEPAPRPRGVRAVVFDTDGVITDSARLHAAAWKEAFDACLREWRERTGGGPGSEGGTDRFRPFDVREEYRRLVDGRSRLDGAAAFLASRGLRLPEGTPDDPPGNDTVRAVAARKERSFVAALRRDGVDVWPDATRLLRFLRRAGTPMAVISASRHARELLSDAGVLGLFDAVVDGVEAARLGLPGKPDPAVFLAAAARLGVPPPEVAVVEDAPAGVEAGRRGGFGLVVGVDRTGGPTGARYLYDRGADVVVTDLAELSTGCDGAPGGAHDEGKR; the protein is encoded by the coding sequence ATGTCGTTCGCCGCCGCACCGCAGGATCCCCGAGGGACGGGGGAGCCGGCTCCCCGCCCGCGCGGGGTGCGGGCCGTGGTCTTCGACACCGACGGGGTGATCACCGACTCCGCCCGTCTCCACGCCGCCGCCTGGAAGGAGGCGTTCGACGCCTGTCTGCGCGAGTGGCGGGAACGCACGGGCGGGGGGCCGGGGTCGGAGGGCGGGACGGACCGGTTCCGCCCGTTCGACGTGCGGGAGGAATACCGGCGCCTCGTGGACGGCAGGTCGCGCTTGGACGGCGCCGCCGCGTTCCTCGCCTCCCGGGGACTGCGCCTGCCGGAGGGCACGCCGGACGATCCGCCCGGCAACGACACCGTCCGGGCCGTCGCCGCGCGCAAGGAGCGGTCGTTCGTCGCCGCGCTGCGGCGGGACGGGGTCGACGTCTGGCCCGACGCGACGCGACTGCTGCGGTTCCTGCGCCGCGCCGGGACGCCCATGGCGGTGATCTCCGCCTCCCGGCACGCGCGGGAACTGCTGTCGGACGCCGGGGTGCTGGGGCTGTTCGACGCGGTGGTGGACGGCGTGGAGGCGGCCCGGCTGGGCCTGCCCGGCAAGCCGGACCCCGCCGTCTTCCTGGCGGCCGCCGCCCGGCTGGGCGTGCCCCCGCCGGAGGTGGCCGTCGTCGAGGACGCGCCGGCGGGCGTGGAGGCGGGCCGACGAGGCGGTTTCGGCCTGGTCGTCGGCGTGGACCGGACGGGGGGACCCACCGGTGCGCGGTACCTGTACGACCGCGGTGCCGACGTGGTCGTGACCGACCTGGCCGAACTGTCGACCGGGTGTGACGGTGCGCCCGGCGGCGCGCACGACGAGGGGAAGCGATGA
- a CDS encoding universal stress protein, translated as MVELPLLVGVDGSEPGLLAVDWAVAAAVRHAVPLRLVHAAERRDEGDPDPEELMAAAVERVRQNAPDLRPDTVILTGDPAETLVHAGRNALAVVVGSRGRGGITGLLLGSVGLSVAGRSDCPVVVVRGDGTARAGGHRRIVLGVGDRVEGGAPAARFAFRETAVRGCELHAVRTWRRPAHAAGSHPLIQGNLSGARRREALEYLDETLRDPAREYPGTDLRLHAPEGSARAVLLDESRRADLLVLGAHRRQNRPGLQLGMVAHAVLHHAESPVALVPEHI; from the coding sequence GTGGTGGAACTGCCCCTGCTGGTGGGCGTCGACGGTTCCGAACCCGGTCTGCTCGCGGTGGACTGGGCCGTGGCCGCGGCGGTCCGCCACGCGGTGCCGCTGCGCCTGGTCCACGCCGCCGAACGGAGGGACGAGGGCGACCCGGACCCGGAGGAACTGATGGCCGCAGCGGTGGAGCGCGTCCGACAGAACGCCCCCGACCTGCGGCCGGACACCGTCATCCTGACCGGGGACCCCGCCGAGACCCTGGTCCACGCGGGACGGAACGCCCTCGCCGTGGTCGTCGGCTCCCGGGGCCGGGGCGGGATCACCGGACTGCTGCTGGGCTCGGTGGGGCTGTCGGTGGCGGGGCGTTCCGACTGCCCGGTCGTCGTCGTGCGCGGTGACGGGACGGCGCGGGCCGGCGGGCACCGACGGATCGTCCTCGGGGTCGGGGACAGGGTCGAGGGCGGCGCCCCCGCGGCCCGCTTCGCCTTCCGCGAGACCGCCGTCCGCGGGTGCGAGCTGCACGCCGTGCGGACCTGGCGCCGCCCCGCCCACGCCGCGGGGAGCCACCCGCTGATCCAGGGGAACCTCTCCGGGGCGCGCCGGAGGGAGGCGCTGGAGTACCTGGACGAGACCCTGCGCGACCCGGCGCGCGAGTACCCCGGGACCGACCTGCGGCTCCACGCTCCGGAGGGCTCGGCACGCGCGGTGCTGCTGGACGAGTCGCGCAGGGCGGACCTGCTGGTGCTGGGGGCACACCGCCGGCAGAACCGTCCGGGGCTCCAGCTGGGGATGGTGGCCCACGCCGTCCTCCACCACGCCGAGAGCCCGGTCGCCCTCGTGCCGGAGCACATCTGA